The Candidatus Gracilibacteria bacterium genome has a window encoding:
- a CDS encoding SufD family Fe-S cluster assembly protein, whose amino-acid sequence MYSESITTSPMIISEDTILRDNGKLENLEITVRSGVKLQYLLLPSEATQNTRTFHIQSDATFMGAGVYYHSDMVQKLSVILDGKNISADLKLLTLLRDNARISVDGIGRVENGSEDIHLRVDQTNILLGKNISVRGRPVLEIETDSIEGGHSNRTHRISGEALFYLQSHGIDASTAEGLLLSAEIRRHVGVLGERGEEIAEQLQTLIVQK is encoded by the coding sequence TAATGGAAAGCTCGAAAACCTCGAAATTACCGTTCGCTCGGGTGTGAAGTTGCAGTACCTTCTCCTTCCGTCAGAAGCTACTCAGAATACTCGAACTTTCCATATTCAGTCTGATGCGACGTTTATGGGGGCGGGAGTATATTATCACTCAGATATGGTTCAAAAATTGTCCGTTATTCTCGATGGGAAAAATATATCTGCTGACCTGAAGCTTCTCACACTTCTTCGAGACAATGCTCGTATTTCTGTCGATGGAATCGGACGAGTGGAAAATGGTTCTGAGGATATCCATCTGAGAGTCGATCAGACGAATATTTTGCTCTGAAAAAATATATCAGTTCGCGGGCGTCCAGTTCTCGAAATAGAGACGGATAGTATCGAATGATGACATAGTAACCGAACCCATCGTATTTCGGGAGAAGCGCTTTTTTATCTCCAGTCGCATGGAATCGATGCCTCGACCGCAGAAGGGCTTCTCCTCTCGGCTGAGATACGTCGGCATGTCGGAGTGCTGGGTGAGCGATGAGAAGAAATCGCAGAGCAGTTACAGACATTGATCGTACAAAAATAG